A single region of the Phycisphaerae bacterium genome encodes:
- a CDS encoding UDP-N-acetylglucosamine--N-acetylmuramyl-(pentapeptide) pyrophosphoryl-undecaprenol N-acetylglucosamine transferase has translation MSPSPWFVFAGGGTGGHLFPALAVVDALRALGNPVDVSFFCTERPIDGELLGAAGIDAVPQSVRPLATRPWHWPGFLLHWWRSVGLCRDRFQRRRPAAVVGAGGYASGPPVHAALGLGVPTFLLNPDAVPGRANQHLARKGRLRGIFAQWEVTRGHLPAQAPVCVTGCPVRPMFRPQVEPDRALVWRSFGLEPGLKTLLVTGASQGARTVNDAVLRVMSGLELAGWQVLHLAGAADAERVGQAYGSDGVFAAGRRVPVKVLPFTDRMGEAMLSCDLVISRAGASTLAEILAAGKPSILMPYPFHRDEHQVHNARVLVDAGAAVLVRDAKEAGANAERLSPVLRPLLRDDAKRAQMGRAARLLDRPDSAVCIARQLVNQPQGF, from the coding sequence ATGTCACCATCACCCTGGTTTGTTTTTGCCGGCGGAGGCACGGGCGGGCACCTGTTCCCCGCCCTGGCGGTGGTGGATGCTCTGCGGGCTCTGGGCAATCCTGTGGATGTGTCGTTCTTCTGCACCGAACGGCCGATCGATGGTGAACTTCTGGGGGCGGCCGGGATCGATGCTGTGCCGCAGAGTGTGCGGCCGCTGGCGACGCGGCCCTGGCACTGGCCTGGTTTTCTTCTTCACTGGTGGCGATCGGTCGGGTTATGTCGGGACCGGTTTCAGAGGCGGCGGCCGGCGGCGGTGGTGGGTGCTGGCGGTTACGCGTCTGGGCCACCGGTTCATGCCGCCCTGGGACTGGGGGTGCCGACCTTTCTGCTCAACCCGGATGCCGTTCCGGGCCGGGCCAATCAGCATCTGGCCCGGAAGGGCCGTCTGCGGGGGATTTTCGCCCAGTGGGAGGTGACTCGGGGGCATCTTCCCGCCCAGGCTCCGGTTTGCGTCACGGGTTGTCCGGTCCGGCCGATGTTTCGCCCGCAAGTCGAGCCGGACAGGGCCCTGGTGTGGCGGTCATTTGGCCTGGAGCCGGGACTGAAGACGCTGCTGGTGACCGGGGCCTCGCAGGGTGCCCGCACGGTGAATGATGCCGTGCTCCGGGTGATGAGCGGGCTGGAGCTCGCTGGCTGGCAGGTGCTGCATCTGGCGGGTGCGGCCGATGCCGAGCGGGTGGGCCAGGCGTACGGATCGGATGGGGTGTTTGCCGCGGGGCGGCGTGTGCCGGTCAAGGTGTTGCCCTTCACTGACCGCATGGGCGAGGCCATGCTCAGTTGTGATCTGGTCATTTCCCGAGCCGGGGCGTCGACGTTGGCGGAGATCCTTGCGGCCGGCAAGCCGTCCATCCTGATGCCCTATCCGTTTCATCGCGATGAGCACCAGGTGCACAATGCCCGGGTGTTGGTGGATGCGGGTGCTGCGGTTCTAGTGCGCGACGCGAAGGAAGCCGGCGCGAACGCCGAGCGGCTTTCCCCGGTGCTCCGGCCGCTGCTGCGGGACGATGCGAAGCGAGCGCAAATGGGTCGAGCGGCGCGGCTTCTGGATCGCCCGGATTCGGCCGTGTGCATTGCTCGTCAACTGGTTAATCAGCCTCAAGGATTTTGA
- the murB gene encoding UDP-N-acetylmuramate dehydrogenase, translating to MDHRWSDMSEIIAEQEPLALHTTFGLGGPARWLAAPRSVEEAGRLVDRCREEDIRLYVLGLGANLLVCDDGVDGLVLRLNHHAFRQVEWPPLDGLRGSKVAVTAGAGADMHRFVLESVRRGLAGLEGLAGIPGTLGGIVRMNAGGRWGQIADVVREVTVVDEGGRSRRLTSEEVGFSYRSSRLGKAVVCEVKLELTMDDPAQVRRRFMDIWSQKSHVQPLGQPSAGCVFKNPPGHSAGRLIEQAGLKGHSIGGAHVSNVHANFIVAQEGATAGDVFALIGLIQGEVARRFAIELELEVKVWGRRRARSLESVA from the coding sequence ATGGACCACCGTTGGTCGGACATGTCCGAGATCATTGCCGAGCAGGAGCCGCTGGCCCTGCACACGACCTTTGGTCTGGGTGGGCCGGCGCGCTGGCTGGCCGCGCCTCGATCGGTTGAGGAGGCCGGGCGGCTCGTAGATCGCTGTCGCGAAGAGGACATCCGTCTCTACGTACTCGGTTTGGGTGCCAACCTGCTGGTCTGTGACGACGGGGTTGACGGCTTGGTTCTTCGGCTCAACCACCACGCTTTCCGTCAGGTCGAATGGCCGCCGCTGGACGGCTTGCGGGGTTCGAAAGTGGCGGTGACCGCTGGAGCGGGTGCGGACATGCACCGTTTTGTGCTCGAATCGGTTCGGCGGGGTCTGGCGGGGCTGGAAGGGCTGGCGGGCATTCCTGGCACGCTGGGTGGCATCGTTCGGATGAACGCCGGAGGGCGTTGGGGTCAGATCGCGGACGTGGTTCGCGAGGTGACGGTGGTGGACGAGGGGGGGCGAAGCCGGCGGCTGACCTCGGAGGAGGTGGGTTTCAGCTACCGCAGTAGCCGCCTGGGCAAAGCGGTGGTCTGCGAGGTGAAGCTGGAACTGACGATGGATGATCCCGCCCAGGTCCGTCGGCGGTTCATGGACATCTGGTCTCAGAAAAGCCACGTTCAGCCGTTGGGGCAGCCCAGCGCGGGGTGCGTGTTCAAGAATCCGCCGGGCCACAGTGCCGGAAGGCTCATCGAGCAGGCCGGCCTCAAGGGTCATTCGATCGGCGGAGCCCACGTTTCGAACGTACATGCGAATTTCATTGTTGCCCAGGAGGGTGCGACCGCGGGTGACGTGTTTGCCCTGATCGGCCTGATTCAGGGCGAGGTCGCCCGGCGTTTCGCGATCGAACTGGAATTGGAAGTCAAGGTTTGGGGCCGGCGCCGCGCCCGGAGTCTGGAGTCGGTGGCGTAG
- the murC gene encoding UDP-N-acetylmuramate--L-alanine ligase, whose translation MAQGARTRRLSGRDTSTVPAYPPVGPEPKVVFTGIPKSLVAGMRVHMVGIGGCGMRGAAAVLLRRGVHVSGSDRSVSAELTGLMESGASVQIGQAKEHVPDACDLVVRSAAVRDDNPEVLAARERQCPVIKYSQLLGLLMADRMGVAIAGTHGKSTTTAMTAFVLRQAGLDPSFVIGANVEQLGGGSGVGDGRHFVVEACEFDRSYLNLKPRIAAILNVEEDHLDYYKNLDEIVASFHDFAMLVPDDGLVIVNGGHRDALKAVVGIAAKVETFGFEGRLNWKAEILGSQRGCFQFRVLRDGRPLTVVQLAIPGQHNVANALAVMAICIHAGVEPETIAKGLAGFHGASRRLTWRGCVDDVNVVDDYAHHPTELQVTIKAAREYYSPRKLYVVFQPHQHSRTRFLLNDFARSFGAADVVVVPDIYFVRDSEKERDLIDAKDLVERIRSNGGDARYEPGFERIVARLCAEVQSGDLVITMGAGDVWQVADGLLKCLAATRGRK comes from the coding sequence ATGGCCCAAGGCGCACGGACGCGCCGGTTGTCCGGCCGTGATACATCGACGGTGCCCGCCTATCCGCCGGTCGGTCCGGAACCGAAGGTGGTATTTACTGGCATTCCCAAGAGCCTGGTCGCCGGCATGCGTGTGCACATGGTCGGGATTGGGGGCTGCGGAATGCGCGGAGCGGCCGCAGTGCTCCTTCGTCGAGGTGTTCACGTGTCGGGGTCGGATCGTTCGGTCTCGGCTGAGCTGACCGGTCTGATGGAGAGCGGGGCCTCTGTCCAGATTGGGCAGGCCAAGGAGCATGTGCCCGACGCATGCGACCTGGTTGTCCGGTCGGCCGCGGTTCGCGATGACAACCCGGAGGTGCTCGCCGCTCGCGAGCGCCAGTGCCCGGTCATCAAGTACTCTCAGCTCCTGGGCCTGCTCATGGCTGACCGGATGGGGGTCGCGATCGCCGGCACGCACGGCAAGAGCACGACCACGGCCATGACCGCCTTCGTGCTTCGTCAAGCGGGGCTTGATCCCTCGTTTGTGATTGGGGCCAATGTGGAGCAGTTGGGTGGCGGCTCGGGTGTCGGTGACGGTCGCCACTTCGTGGTCGAGGCCTGTGAGTTCGACCGTTCATATTTGAATCTCAAGCCGCGGATCGCGGCGATCCTCAACGTCGAGGAAGATCATCTCGACTACTACAAGAACCTGGACGAGATCGTGGCCTCGTTTCACGATTTCGCCATGCTGGTACCGGACGACGGGTTGGTGATCGTGAACGGCGGGCATCGGGACGCCCTCAAGGCGGTGGTAGGAATCGCGGCGAAGGTTGAGACCTTTGGCTTCGAGGGGCGGCTGAACTGGAAAGCCGAGATCCTCGGTTCGCAGCGAGGCTGTTTCCAGTTCCGCGTGTTGCGCGACGGTCGTCCGCTCACCGTGGTCCAGCTGGCCATTCCCGGGCAGCACAACGTGGCCAACGCCCTGGCGGTCATGGCCATATGCATTCATGCGGGGGTCGAGCCGGAGACAATTGCCAAGGGTCTGGCCGGCTTTCACGGCGCGTCCCGCCGTCTGACCTGGCGAGGCTGTGTCGATGACGTCAACGTGGTTGACGATTACGCTCACCATCCGACGGAACTGCAGGTGACGATCAAGGCGGCCCGCGAGTATTACAGTCCCCGCAAGCTGTACGTGGTGTTCCAGCCGCATCAGCATTCGCGGACGCGTTTTCTGCTCAACGATTTCGCCCGCAGCTTTGGGGCCGCGGACGTGGTCGTGGTGCCCGACATCTACTTCGTTCGGGACAGCGAGAAGGAGCGTGATCTGATTGACGCCAAGGATCTGGTTGAGCGGATTCGCTCGAATGGTGGAGACGCCCGGTACGAACCGGGCTTCGAGAGGATTGTTGCCCGGCTGTGCGCCGAGGTTCAGAGCGGGGATCTGGTTATCACCATGGGGGCGGGAGACGTGTGGCAGGTGGCGGACGGACTGCTGAAGTGCCTCGCGGCGACGCGGGGACGGAAGTGA
- a CDS encoding cell division protein FtsW: MSDVLRIDMMDASGMMIEGQSQAEGMARGRAVSIAIVSVAVGLMAIGAVMTFSAASGGDRTLIGWPFWKYPALRQVVFLLGALVALLVTTMIPYRLWCRRNGWPTIILLGLGLATSVLVLVPGIGQEVNNARRWIRLGPESLGLQIQPSEIVKMALPLFLAFWITQKAQIRLFWSGFLPAVVAIGLSVGAVGVEDFGTAALLAVVGGAMLLVGGAKWSHMLFLVLPAVPAFGYLLLSRAHRMDRLVMFLDIWRDPEGKGYQAIQSLCTISSGGWWGRGLGAGFVKGYLPAARTDFIFAVICEELGIVGAIAVIGLLIALLWNGRTVFVRCGDPFGRLLAFGITLALGVQSAINVAVVTVSVPTKGIALPLVSAGGSGAIILGALVGILASIPRSCPSMPELEQE, from the coding sequence ATGAGTGACGTTTTGCGGATCGACATGATGGACGCGAGCGGGATGATGATCGAGGGGCAGTCGCAGGCCGAGGGTATGGCCCGAGGCCGGGCGGTGTCAATCGCGATTGTCTCCGTGGCCGTGGGACTCATGGCCATCGGCGCGGTGATGACGTTTTCGGCCGCGTCGGGCGGTGATCGGACGCTGATCGGATGGCCGTTCTGGAAATACCCGGCGCTCCGCCAAGTGGTCTTTCTCCTGGGTGCCCTGGTGGCCCTGCTGGTTACCACGATGATCCCCTATCGTCTGTGGTGTCGACGGAACGGTTGGCCGACGATCATCCTTTTGGGTTTGGGGTTGGCGACATCGGTTCTGGTGCTCGTGCCGGGGATCGGGCAGGAAGTCAACAACGCACGACGGTGGATTCGTCTCGGACCGGAGAGCCTGGGCTTGCAGATCCAGCCGTCCGAGATTGTCAAGATGGCACTGCCGCTGTTCCTGGCGTTCTGGATCACGCAGAAAGCCCAGATCCGTCTGTTCTGGAGCGGTTTTCTGCCGGCGGTGGTGGCCATTGGTCTGAGTGTCGGTGCGGTCGGGGTCGAGGACTTTGGGACGGCCGCTCTGCTCGCGGTAGTTGGAGGGGCGATGCTCCTGGTAGGCGGGGCCAAGTGGAGCCACATGCTGTTCCTGGTGCTGCCGGCGGTTCCCGCGTTCGGTTATCTTCTTCTCAGCAGGGCCCACCGGATGGACCGGTTAGTCATGTTCCTGGACATCTGGCGTGATCCGGAAGGCAAGGGCTATCAGGCGATCCAGTCTCTGTGCACGATCTCCAGCGGCGGCTGGTGGGGTCGTGGGCTTGGTGCCGGCTTCGTCAAGGGGTATCTGCCGGCGGCTCGGACCGACTTCATCTTTGCCGTGATCTGCGAGGAGCTTGGCATCGTCGGGGCCATCGCGGTCATTGGTTTGCTGATTGCCCTGCTATGGAATGGGCGAACCGTCTTTGTGCGGTGCGGCGATCCGTTCGGCCGCCTGTTGGCCTTTGGCATTACGCTGGCGCTGGGTGTCCAGAGCGCGATCAACGTTGCGGTGGTGACGGTTTCGGTGCCGACCAAGGGGATCGCCTTGCCGCTGGTGTCGGCTGGCGGGTCAGGGGCCATCATTCTGGGGGCCCTGGTGGGGATCCTGGCCAGCATTCCTCGTTCGTGTCCTTCCATGCCCGAACTCGAGCAAGAGTAG
- a CDS encoding phospho-N-acetylmuramoyl-pentapeptide-transferase encodes MLYHLVDWLVRSHGYPPGPYAYKDPLFRGTCALILAFLVVVLAAPKVIRILVRHKIGDRTEFDHKALNELVGHNKENTPTMGGVLIVAAILISLLLLADLMNYYVRMAIFCMLWLAALGAVDDWLKLTVGRRSGSRDGLKMYEKLLFQIALAVLLGTFVYQYGRENMAIATVVGDEPVETYRIFNVPFYKQGIFLNTTAFLILTVLVTAGTSNAVNLTDGMDGLAAGCMALCSFVFMIFAFLGGDPLKASSLLFPYIPKTAELAVLCGAMVGACLGFMWYNGFPAQVFMGDTGSLALGGLIGYVAIVIRQELMLLIVGGVFVIEACSVLLQVGSYKLTGKRIFRVAPIHHHFHLGGWTETQVVMRFWLMAAVFAALALATIKLR; translated from the coding sequence GTGCTCTACCATCTCGTAGACTGGCTCGTCAGGTCACACGGATACCCGCCGGGGCCGTATGCCTATAAGGACCCGCTGTTTCGTGGGACCTGCGCCCTCATTCTGGCCTTTCTGGTCGTGGTGCTTGCCGCCCCAAAGGTGATTCGAATCCTGGTCCGCCACAAGATTGGCGATCGCACGGAGTTCGATCACAAAGCGCTCAACGAGCTGGTTGGCCATAACAAGGAGAACACGCCGACGATGGGTGGAGTGCTCATCGTGGCCGCGATCCTGATTTCCCTGCTCCTTCTGGCCGACCTCATGAACTACTACGTGCGAATGGCCATTTTCTGCATGCTGTGGCTGGCCGCTTTGGGAGCGGTGGACGACTGGCTGAAGCTGACTGTTGGGCGGCGGAGCGGGTCGCGTGACGGGCTGAAGATGTACGAGAAGCTGCTTTTCCAGATTGCCCTGGCCGTCCTGCTGGGGACTTTCGTCTACCAGTACGGCCGCGAGAACATGGCCATTGCCACGGTGGTGGGCGACGAGCCGGTGGAGACCTATCGCATTTTCAACGTGCCCTTCTACAAGCAGGGCATTTTCCTGAACACCACGGCGTTTCTCATCCTGACCGTCCTGGTGACTGCCGGAACCTCGAATGCGGTCAATCTCACGGACGGGATGGACGGACTGGCCGCCGGCTGCATGGCTTTGTGCAGTTTCGTCTTCATGATTTTTGCCTTTCTGGGCGGTGATCCGCTGAAGGCCAGCAGCCTACTATTCCCTTACATTCCGAAGACAGCCGAACTGGCGGTGCTCTGTGGAGCGATGGTTGGAGCGTGTCTGGGTTTCATGTGGTACAACGGGTTCCCGGCCCAGGTGTTCATGGGTGACACCGGCTCCTTGGCACTGGGTGGGCTGATTGGCTACGTCGCGATTGTCATCCGGCAGGAGCTGATGCTGCTCATCGTGGGCGGGGTATTCGTGATCGAGGCGTGTTCGGTGTTGTTGCAGGTGGGCTCCTACAAGCTGACCGGCAAGCGGATCTTCCGGGTCGCTCCGATTCATCACCATTTTCACCTGGGTGGCTGGACGGAGACCCAGGTCGTGATGCGTTTCTGGCTGATGGCGGCGGTATTTGCGGCCTTGGCCCTGGCTACGATCAAGCTGAGATGA
- a CDS encoding D-alanine--D-alanine ligase: MTRLADQAASRMAMSNVSARQAATKLPLRELAAPPRFPEVPIVARKLKITVLSGGPSSERQVSLKSGRAVATALQSLSHDVTLADIDPDHLEALDVPVDMVFIALHGSFGEDGQLQRILDDRGITYCGSGAASSRLAMNKVAAKAQFIRAGVPTPRFDVVRPDRVDRVLGHWSAPVVLKPIAEGSSVDCELVRDCKDLRAALVRLAGRYGQCLVEEYVRGPELTVGVLGDEALPPIQIRTKRELYDYQAKYLDNDTEYLFDIDLPPDVLESVCALSVRAHRSLGCRDFSRVDWMIDARTHRPYALEVNTIPGFTDHSLLPKAAARAGLSFAGLCQRIVELTCRRMGG; the protein is encoded by the coding sequence ATGACCCGCCTGGCGGATCAAGCGGCATCACGAATGGCCATGAGCAACGTATCGGCGCGACAGGCCGCCACGAAGCTGCCTCTCCGCGAGCTTGCCGCCCCGCCGCGCTTTCCGGAAGTACCCATCGTTGCCCGGAAGCTGAAGATCACGGTTCTGTCGGGCGGACCCAGCTCGGAGCGGCAGGTCAGTCTGAAGAGTGGGCGGGCCGTGGCCACCGCCCTCCAATCGCTGAGCCACGACGTGACCTTGGCCGACATTGATCCGGACCACCTCGAGGCCCTGGACGTGCCTGTGGACATGGTGTTTATTGCCTTGCATGGCAGTTTTGGCGAGGACGGCCAGCTCCAGCGGATCCTCGATGACCGCGGGATCACCTACTGCGGTTCCGGGGCGGCGTCGTCGCGGCTGGCGATGAACAAGGTAGCCGCCAAGGCCCAGTTCATTCGCGCCGGCGTGCCGACCCCGCGTTTCGACGTGGTCCGTCCGGATCGGGTTGACCGGGTCCTCGGGCACTGGTCCGCCCCGGTGGTGCTCAAGCCGATTGCCGAGGGCAGCAGCGTCGACTGTGAGCTGGTTCGTGACTGCAAGGACCTCCGGGCGGCGCTGGTCCGCCTGGCGGGGCGATACGGTCAGTGTCTGGTCGAGGAGTACGTCCGGGGGCCGGAGCTGACCGTGGGCGTGCTGGGGGACGAAGCTCTGCCGCCGATCCAGATTCGCACCAAGCGGGAGTTATATGATTATCAGGCCAAGTATCTCGACAACGATACCGAGTATCTGTTCGACATCGACTTACCGCCCGACGTGCTCGAGAGCGTTTGCGCCCTGAGCGTCAGGGCTCACCGGTCGCTGGGATGCCGCGATTTCTCCCGCGTGGACTGGATGATAGACGCCCGGACGCACCGGCCCTATGCTCTGGAAGTCAACACCATTCCCGGCTTCACCGACCACTCACTGCTGCCCAAGGCAGCCGCTCGCGCCGGCCTGAGCTTCGCGGGGCTTTGCCAGCGGATTGTCGAATTGACCTGCCGGCGCATGGGAGGGTAG
- the aroC gene encoding chorismate synthase, protein MSTLEYRTAGESHGQALIALIEGLPAGVELDIAAANHELARRQGGYGRGARQRIEKDEIHILSGVRRGRTIGSPLAIQIPNRDWRIDEAPEIHRPRPGHADLAGSLKWLTTDCRETLERASARETAARVAAGAIARSVLQPFGIRCIGFVTRIGPAEARVPADLSPDQLIDARDANDLYTPDPAAVASMTAAVRKAKEDKDTIGGLVEVRVFGCPPGLGSCMRWQDKLDGRLLQAMGSIQAFKGAEIGLGFGVASRPGSEVHDGIDFDPAFRNTPCLGFTRRSNNAGGVEGGMTNGQTVVVRGAMKPIATLLRGLDSVNLATLRSERSDYERSDVCAVSAASVVAENVVAFEIARAFLEKFAGDTMNEVRASLKHYLDAAVALAARS, encoded by the coding sequence ATGAGCACACTCGAGTACCGAACTGCCGGTGAATCCCATGGCCAGGCCCTCATCGCCCTGATTGAGGGGCTGCCCGCCGGTGTCGAGCTGGACATCGCCGCGGCCAACCATGAGCTGGCCCGCCGACAAGGCGGCTACGGCCGCGGCGCCCGGCAGCGCATCGAAAAGGACGAAATCCACATCCTGTCCGGCGTGCGGCGAGGCAGGACCATCGGCTCTCCCCTCGCCATCCAGATCCCCAATCGGGACTGGCGGATCGACGAGGCCCCGGAGATCCATCGCCCCCGCCCTGGCCACGCCGATCTGGCCGGCAGCCTCAAGTGGCTCACCACCGACTGCCGCGAGACGCTGGAGCGGGCATCGGCCCGTGAAACCGCCGCCCGCGTGGCCGCCGGAGCCATCGCCCGAAGCGTGCTCCAGCCGTTCGGCATCCGCTGCATCGGCTTCGTCACTCGAATCGGCCCGGCCGAGGCCCGGGTCCCTGCCGACCTGTCCCCGGACCAGCTCATAGATGCCCGAGACGCTAACGACCTCTATACCCCAGACCCGGCGGCCGTCGCATCGATGACCGCCGCCGTTCGCAAGGCCAAGGAGGATAAGGACACCATCGGCGGTCTCGTCGAGGTCCGCGTTTTCGGCTGCCCGCCCGGCCTGGGCAGCTGCATGCGCTGGCAGGACAAGCTGGACGGCCGCCTCCTGCAGGCGATGGGCTCGATTCAGGCGTTCAAGGGGGCCGAGATCGGCCTGGGGTTCGGCGTCGCCTCCCGACCCGGCAGCGAGGTCCACGACGGAATCGACTTCGACCCCGCCTTCCGGAACACCCCTTGCCTGGGCTTCACCCGCCGCAGCAATAATGCCGGCGGCGTGGAGGGAGGGATGACCAACGGCCAGACGGTCGTCGTCCGCGGGGCGATGAAACCCATTGCCACGCTGCTCCGCGGCCTGGACAGCGTCAATCTCGCCACCCTCAGATCCGAACGCAGCGACTACGAACGAAGCGATGTCTGTGCGGTCTCGGCCGCCAGCGTCGTCGCGGAGAATGTCGTGGCCTTCGAGATTGCCAGGGCCTTTCTCGAGAAATTCGCCGGCGACACGATGAACGAAGTCCGGGCTTCGCTCAAACACTACCTCGATGCGGCCGTGGCTCTGGCCGCGAGAAGCTAG
- a CDS encoding protein kinase: protein MPALLSPCQACDEYHRLTTIQRLRLFQQVCAAVHFLHQNTLVHRDLKPANIQVSTRGIPKLLDFGIAKLTHRDGGSPELTLADQRFMTLEYASPEQVRGEIITTASDVYALGVILYELLSGHQPRESGDRSEQELERAIGSDEDPMRPSDAIGKRVLVRRRGVLTELTPKAISSVRGASPDQLARQLRGDLDNIILKAMRREPGHRYVSAEQLAADIERYLRNESTLAAPPSFAYHAMKFIRRNKVACVVLFALLLGLGGSITGVVLASRSRDRALLAEQQTQKQAGQLRRAVYVREMTLASLDLRGGAIGSGKRRLREAPSDLRDWEWQYLSAACEDSVHVCQGHHGWVMAVAASPDGRLGASAGIDMTVRIWDTRTGACLNTLSTHQAEILNIALSPDGSHLVSSSADGCLRLWDLHNQPVPVASMILDGPVLWSTFSPNGHRFVSTGADRTVRLSDSETGDDILTFHEHRTTVTSAAFSPDGRMLVSAGQDRFIVFRDTVPYPQVLVARRQHQDQIEVASRLITGLRNLLGDWERVAEAIRIDHSLPPAIQREALNRVLARGHSRSPVTADWETSFFSWPPTHDLQEMTNRWNVARNGPDVVRCQRRIIDFNWDKHTPAPGLPLTSFGMVATATLATPAGRHLVETAADDGVRVSIDGRRIIDDWTPHAVTVKRIEIELTEGPHQVQIEYFQLDGAARLRLLMEPVRPPTPGSRAASSMPSPSSSRPTSRPCEPPTAIDEEAAEPPDDAARLPFGS from the coding sequence ATGCCCGCTCTTCTCAGCCCGTGTCAGGCTTGCGACGAATACCACCGGCTCACCACGATTCAGCGCCTCAGACTGTTTCAGCAGGTCTGCGCCGCCGTGCATTTCCTGCATCAGAACACCCTCGTGCACCGAGACCTCAAGCCGGCCAACATCCAGGTGTCGACCAGAGGCATCCCGAAGCTCCTCGACTTCGGCATCGCCAAGCTGACCCATCGAGACGGAGGATCTCCGGAGCTCACCCTCGCCGACCAGCGCTTCATGACCCTGGAATACGCCAGCCCCGAGCAAGTCCGCGGCGAGATCATCACCACGGCCAGCGATGTCTACGCGCTGGGCGTCATCCTGTACGAGTTGCTCAGCGGTCACCAGCCCCGAGAATCGGGCGATCGCTCAGAACAGGAGCTCGAGCGTGCCATCGGTTCGGACGAGGATCCGATGCGGCCGAGTGACGCCATCGGAAAGCGCGTCCTGGTCAGACGGCGAGGCGTGCTCACCGAATTGACGCCGAAGGCGATCAGCAGCGTCAGGGGGGCAAGCCCCGACCAGCTGGCGAGGCAGCTGAGAGGTGACCTGGACAACATCATCCTGAAGGCCATGCGCAGGGAGCCTGGTCACCGCTACGTGTCGGCGGAGCAGCTCGCGGCAGACATCGAACGTTACCTTCGAAACGAGTCGACCCTCGCCGCTCCGCCCAGCTTCGCTTACCACGCAATGAAGTTCATTCGGCGAAACAAGGTGGCCTGCGTCGTCCTTTTCGCCCTTCTCCTCGGGCTTGGCGGCTCGATCACCGGCGTCGTGCTGGCGTCCCGGTCCCGGGACCGGGCACTCCTCGCTGAACAGCAGACCCAGAAACAAGCCGGACAGCTTCGGCGGGCCGTCTATGTGCGAGAGATGACCCTGGCATCGCTGGATCTCCGCGGCGGCGCGATCGGGAGCGGCAAACGTCGACTCCGAGAGGCCCCTTCTGATTTGCGGGACTGGGAATGGCAGTACCTCAGCGCCGCCTGCGAAGACAGCGTGCACGTCTGCCAGGGGCACCACGGTTGGGTCATGGCCGTCGCCGCGAGCCCGGACGGTCGCCTGGGCGCGTCCGCAGGCATCGACATGACGGTGAGGATCTGGGACACCCGAACGGGGGCTTGCCTCAACACGCTTTCCACACACCAGGCTGAGATCCTCAACATCGCCCTCAGCCCGGATGGCAGTCACCTGGTCTCCTCCAGTGCCGACGGTTGTCTTCGCCTGTGGGATCTGCACAACCAGCCCGTTCCAGTGGCCTCCATGATCCTGGACGGTCCGGTGCTCTGGTCAACCTTCAGCCCGAACGGGCACCGGTTCGTGTCCACCGGAGCGGACAGAACCGTCAGACTGTCCGATTCCGAAACCGGCGATGACATTTTGACCTTCCACGAGCACCGAACAACCGTGACCAGCGCCGCGTTCAGCCCCGACGGCAGAATGCTGGTTTCGGCGGGCCAGGACCGCTTCATCGTCTTCCGCGACACGGTGCCGTATCCGCAGGTCCTCGTGGCTCGACGCCAGCATCAGGACCAGATCGAAGTCGCCAGCCGGCTGATCACCGGGCTGCGTAATCTACTGGGCGACTGGGAACGAGTCGCGGAGGCCATTCGGATCGACCACTCGCTGCCACCGGCGATTCAGCGGGAAGCGCTGAACCGTGTTCTGGCCCGGGGGCACAGCCGATCACCGGTGACCGCCGATTGGGAAACCAGCTTCTTCTCCTGGCCCCCCACCCACGACCTGCAGGAAATGACCAATCGATGGAACGTCGCTCGGAACGGACCGGACGTCGTCAGGTGCCAACGGAGGATCATCGACTTCAACTGGGACAAGCACACGCCGGCTCCCGGCCTCCCTTTGACATCATTCGGGATGGTGGCGACAGCGACCCTCGCGACGCCCGCCGGACGCCATCTCGTTGAGACCGCCGCCGACGATGGGGTACGCGTCTCGATCGACGGTCGCCGGATCATCGATGATTGGACACCGCATGCAGTCACCGTGAAGAGGATTGAGATCGAACTGACAGAGGGACCTCACCAGGTCCAAATCGAGTACTTCCAGTTGGACGGAGCGGCCAGACTGCGGCTCCTGATGGAACCGGTTCGGCCTCCGACACCCGGATCCAGGGCCGCCTCCAGCATGCCATCCCCTTCCTCGTCCCGGCCAACCAGCCGGCCTTGCGAACCACCAACCGCCATCGACGAAGAAGCCGCTGAACCGCCTGATGACGCCGCCCGCCTGCCTTTCGGAAGCTGA